In Chaetodon auriga isolate fChaAug3 chromosome 7, fChaAug3.hap1, whole genome shotgun sequence, a genomic segment contains:
- the jam3a gene encoding junctional adhesion molecule 3B produces the protein MAIARLVACFFLYTSLGHIPSSLGVILRTTDKIVWANEFEPIELTCLIESISTNNPRIEWKKIKNGVPSYVYFQNKIAGDLEHRAQLREPANILIFNTTRSDTAEYRCEVAAIDDQRDFDEILISLAVRVKPVVPRCSVPEAVTVGTSTELRCLENEGFPAPQYRWFHNNEELPQDPKNSPKLVNSSYSINPDTGGLKFRRVRKEDAGEYYCQAKNDAGHAQCPAQMMEVYDVDILGIFLKSFGAVIVFFCLAACICHSLKRGCFHKKGHSENNYNWPAQTEGVDYGDADEGHFRHKSSFII, from the exons ATGGCGATTGCGCGACTCGTggcttgttttttcctttacaCCAGCCTCG GTCACATTCCATCATCTCTCGGGGTAATCCTCCGAACCACGGACAAGATTGTGTGGGCAAATGAGTTTGAGC CCATCGAACTGACCTGTTTAATAGAGTCCATCTCAACAAACAACCCGAGGATTGAATGGAAAAAGATTAAGAACGGCGTCCCCAGTTATGTGTATTTTCAGAACAAGATAGCAG GGGACTTGGAGCATAGAGCTCAGCTCAGAGAGCCGGCCAACATCCTGATCTTCAACACCACCCGGTCAGACACCGCAGAGTACCGCTGCGAGGTGGCCGCCATCGACGATCAGAGGGACTTTGATGAGATTCTTATTAGTCTTGCAGTGAGAG tgaaaccTGTGGTACCACGGTGCAGCGTGCCAGAGGCCGTCACAGTGGGAACATCCACCGAGCTGCGATGTCTGGAGAACGAGGGCTTCCCTGCTCCTCAGTACCGCTGGTTCCACAACAACGAGGAGCTTCCTCAGGACCCCAAAAACAGCCCGAAGCTGGTCAACTCGTCCTACAGCATCAACCCTGACACGGGAGGCctg AAATTTCGAAGAGTGAGGAAGGAGGACGCAGGGGAGTACTACTGCCAGGCAAAGAACGATGCAGGACATGCGCAGTGTCCCGCGCAAATGATGGAAGTCT aCGACGTCGACATCCTTGGGATTTTCCTCAAGTCGTTCGGTGCCGTGATTGTGTTCTTCTGTTTGGCTGCCTGCATTTGTCATTCCCTTAAACGTGGATGCTTCCACAAAAAAggtcacagtgaaaacaa ctaCAACTGGCCAGCGCAGACTGAGGGTGTGGACTATGGCGATGCGGAtgag gGCCATTTTCGCCACAAGTCTTCGTTCATCATTTGA
- the LOC143323218 gene encoding vacuolar protein sorting-associated protein 26B-like has translation MSFFSFGQSAEIDVVLNDAETRKKAEHKTEDGKKDKYFLFYDGETVSGKVNVTLKNPGKRLEHQGIKIEFVGQIELYYDRGNHHEFVSLVKDLARPGEITQSQTFDFEFTHVEKPYESYTGQNVKLRYFLRATVIRRLNDISKEMDIVVHTLSTYPELNSSIKMEVGIEDCLHIEFEYNKSKYHLKDVIVGKIYFLLVRIKIKHMEIDIIKRETTGTGPSVYHENDTIAKYEIMDGAPVRGESIPIRLFLAGYDLTPTMRDINKKFSVRYYLNLVLIDEEERRYFKQQEITLWRKGDVVRKSMSHQAAIASQRFEGSAASESALEQAAREESG, from the exons ATGAGTTTCTTCAGTTTTGGACAAAGTGCAGAAATTGATGTTGTCCTCAATGACGCTGAAACGAGGAAGAAGGCTGAACACAAGACTGAGGATGGAAAGAAAgataaatattttcttttctacGATGGCGAGACTGTCAGTGGAAAGGTGAATGTCACACTGAAGAACCCCGGGAAGCGACTGGAGCACCAAGGGATCAAAATTGAATTTGTTGGCCAAATAG AGCTGTATTACGACAGAGGAAACCATCATGAGTTCGTTTCCCTGGTGAAGGATCTGGCAAGACCGGGTGAAATAACTCAGTCGCAGACCTTCGACTTTGAGTTCACTCATGTTGAAAAACCTTACGAGTCCTACACAGGCCAGAATGTCAAGCTAAG ATATTTCCTTCGTGCCACGGTGATCAGAAGACTAAATGACATCAGTAAAGAGATGGACATCGTGGTCCACACACTGAGCACTTACCCTGAACTCAACTCGTCCATTAAAATGGAAGTTGGAATTGAGGATTGTCTCCACATTGAGTTTGAGTACAACAAATCCAA GTACCATCTGAAAGACGTGATTGTGGGGAAAATCTATTTCCTGCTGGTGAGGATTAAGATTAAGCACATGGAGATTGACATCATCAAACGTGAGACAACAGGCACCGGCCCGAGTGTGTACCATGAAAATGACACTATCGCCAAGTACGAGATCATGGACGGAGCTCCGGTCAGGG GCGAGTCCATTCCCATCCGGTTATTTTTGGCTGGATATGATCTGACTCCCACCATGCGAGACATCAACAAGAAGTTCTCCGTGCGCTACTACCTGAACCTGGTGCTGATcgatgaggaggagagacgctACTTCAAACAACAG GAAATCACACTGTGGAGGAAAGGGGACGTGGTGAGGAAGAGCATGTCTCATCAGGCCGCCATCGCCTCTCAGAGGTTTGAGGGCTCGGCGGCTTCGGAGAGCGCACTGGAGCAAGCTGCGAGGGAGGAGAGCGGGTAG
- the thyn1 gene encoding thymocyte nuclear protein 1: protein MPPKKKARVTKRAANSDDDGETSSSAKETAGGKSKAGVKTKASSDPAGPPQYHHWLMKSEPESRFENGIDMKFGIEDLKALPQQTSCWDGVRNYQARNFMRQMKNGQLAFFYHSNCKDPGIAGVMKIVKEAYVDHTQFDKKDVHFDATSKPDNPKWSMVDVQYQRMTKRFLPLSELKKYHLQHRGGGGPLKDMALFTRARLSVQPLTSEEFDFILSLEDKKPI, encoded by the exons ATGCCGCCAAAGAAAAAGGCCAGAGTGACTAAAAGAGCAGCTAATTCAG ACGACGATGGTGAAACAAGCTCCTCTGCAAAAGAAACAGCCGGCGGTAAAAGCAAAGCAGGTGTAAAGACTAAGGCGAGCTCAGACCCTGCTGGTCCTCCACAGTACCACCACTGGCTGATGAAGTCTGAGCCCGAGAGCCGCTTTGAGAACGGGATCGACATGAAG TTCGGGATCGAGGACCTGAAGGCTTTGCCTCAACAGACTAGCTGCTGGGACGGCGTCCGCAATTATCAg GCGCGCAATTTTATGAGGCAGATGAAAAACGGGCAGTTGGCCTTCTTTTACCACAGCAACTGCAAGGACCCGGGGATAGCAGGAGTCATGAAG ATCGTGAAGGAAGCGTATGTGGATCACACGCAGTTTGATAAGAAGGACGTCCATTTTGATGCCACCAGCAAACCAGACAACCCCAAGTGGAGCATG GTCGACGTCCAGTATCAAAGAATGACGAAgcgttttcttcctctgtccgAGCTGAAAAAGTACCACCTGCAGCATCGCGGCGGGGGAGGGCCTCTGAAGGACATGGCGCTTTTTACGAGGGCCAGACTGTCTGTGCAGCCCCTAACCTCCG aggaGTTTGACTTTATCCTGAGTTTGGAGGATAAAAAGCCGATTTAG
- the acad8 gene encoding isobutyryl-CoA dehydrogenase, mitochondrial isoform X1 — protein sequence MAAIGPLSRIARLSSSICRSHRLIFHRSPQRRGIASCIDPAHGLTDEQKEFQKVAFDFAANEMAPHMAEWDQKEVFPVETMRKAAQLGFGGIYVQPDVGGSGLSRLDTSVIFEALSTGCVSTTAYISIHNMCAWMIDTFGNTEQREKFCPDLCSMEKFASYCLTEPGSGSDAASLLTTAQRKGDHYILNGSKAFISGGGDTDVYVVMCRTGGKGPKGISCVVVEKGTPGLSFGKKEKKVGWNSQPTRAVIFEDCAIPVTNRLGEEGQGFTIAMKGLNGGRINIASCSLGAAHACVQLTKDHLLVRKQFGETLSNNQFLQFKLAEMATKLVASRLLVREAATALQENRADAVSLCSMAKLFATDECFNICNQALQMHGGYGYLKDYAVQQFVRDIRVHQILEGTNEVMRMIISRNLLTES from the exons ATGGCGGCTATCGGACCTTTAAGCAGAATCGCCAGATTAAGCTCCAGCATCTGCAGGAGCCATCGTTTAATTTTTCACAGAAGCCCACAGAGACGAGGAATAGCTTCATGTATCGACC CTGCTCATGGACTCacagatgaacagaaggagTTTCAAAAAGTGGCCTTTGACTTTGCAGCCAATGAAATGGCTCCACACATGGCAGAGTGGGACCAGAAG GAAGTGTTTCCAGTAGAGACGATGCGAAAGGCAGCCCAGTTGGGGTTTGGTGGGATCTATGTTCAGCCCGATGTTGGAGGATCGGGTCTTTCTCGGCTGGACACATCGGTCATCTTTGAGGCCTTGTCCACGGGATGCGTCAGCACCACAGCTTACATCAGTATCCACAA CATGTGTGCCTGGATGATCGACACCTTTGGTAACACTGAGCAGAGGGAGAAGTTCTGTCCTGACCTCTGTTCGATGGAAAAGTTTGCTTCCTATTGTCTCACTGAGCCGG GCAGTGGAAGTGATGCTGCCTCACTTCTGACCACTGCACAGCGGAAAGGTGACCATTACATCTTGAATGGTTCAAAG GCCTTcatcagtggaggaggagacaccgatgtttatgttgtgatgtGCAGAACCGGAGGTAAAGGACCAAAAGGCATCTCTTGTGTGGTGGTGGAAAAGGGAACCCCAGGCCTCAGTTTcggcaaaaaagaaaagaag GTGGGTTGGAACTCCCAGCCAACCAGAGCGGTGATATTTGAGGACTGTGCCATTCCAGTGACCAACCGGCTCGGTGAGGAAGGTCAAGGATTCACTATCGCCATGAAAGGCCTGAATGGAGGCCGGATTAACATTg CATCCTGTTCTCTGGGGGCAGCACATGCCTGCGTACAGCTCACGAAGGACCATCTGTTGGTACGGAAGCAGTTTGGAGAGACGCTCTCCAACAACCAG TTTCTTCAGTTCAAACTGGCAGAAATGGCCACCAAGTTGGTTGCGTCCCGTCTTCTGGTGCGCGAAGCAGCGACGGCGCTGCAGGAGAACCGGGCTGAtgcagtttctctctgctccatgGCCAAGCTCTTTGCCACAGATGAGTGCTTTAAC ATCTGCAACCAGGCTCTTCAGATGCACGGTGGCTACGGTTACCTCAAAGACTACGCAGTGCAGCAGTTTGTCCGGGACATCAGAGTGCATCAGATCCTGGAGG GCACAAATGAGGTGATGAGGATGATCATATCCCGAAATCTACTGACGGAGTCATGA
- the acad8 gene encoding isobutyryl-CoA dehydrogenase, mitochondrial isoform X2, protein MAPHMAEWDQKEVFPVETMRKAAQLGFGGIYVQPDVGGSGLSRLDTSVIFEALSTGCVSTTAYISIHNMCAWMIDTFGNTEQREKFCPDLCSMEKFASYCLTEPGSGSDAASLLTTAQRKGDHYILNGSKAFISGGGDTDVYVVMCRTGGKGPKGISCVVVEKGTPGLSFGKKEKKVGWNSQPTRAVIFEDCAIPVTNRLGEEGQGFTIAMKGLNGGRINIASCSLGAAHACVQLTKDHLLVRKQFGETLSNNQFLQFKLAEMATKLVASRLLVREAATALQENRADAVSLCSMAKLFATDECFNICNQALQMHGGYGYLKDYAVQQFVRDIRVHQILEGTNEVMRMIISRNLLTES, encoded by the exons ATGGCTCCACACATGGCAGAGTGGGACCAGAAG GAAGTGTTTCCAGTAGAGACGATGCGAAAGGCAGCCCAGTTGGGGTTTGGTGGGATCTATGTTCAGCCCGATGTTGGAGGATCGGGTCTTTCTCGGCTGGACACATCGGTCATCTTTGAGGCCTTGTCCACGGGATGCGTCAGCACCACAGCTTACATCAGTATCCACAA CATGTGTGCCTGGATGATCGACACCTTTGGTAACACTGAGCAGAGGGAGAAGTTCTGTCCTGACCTCTGTTCGATGGAAAAGTTTGCTTCCTATTGTCTCACTGAGCCGG GCAGTGGAAGTGATGCTGCCTCACTTCTGACCACTGCACAGCGGAAAGGTGACCATTACATCTTGAATGGTTCAAAG GCCTTcatcagtggaggaggagacaccgatgtttatgttgtgatgtGCAGAACCGGAGGTAAAGGACCAAAAGGCATCTCTTGTGTGGTGGTGGAAAAGGGAACCCCAGGCCTCAGTTTcggcaaaaaagaaaagaag GTGGGTTGGAACTCCCAGCCAACCAGAGCGGTGATATTTGAGGACTGTGCCATTCCAGTGACCAACCGGCTCGGTGAGGAAGGTCAAGGATTCACTATCGCCATGAAAGGCCTGAATGGAGGCCGGATTAACATTg CATCCTGTTCTCTGGGGGCAGCACATGCCTGCGTACAGCTCACGAAGGACCATCTGTTGGTACGGAAGCAGTTTGGAGAGACGCTCTCCAACAACCAG TTTCTTCAGTTCAAACTGGCAGAAATGGCCACCAAGTTGGTTGCGTCCCGTCTTCTGGTGCGCGAAGCAGCGACGGCGCTGCAGGAGAACCGGGCTGAtgcagtttctctctgctccatgGCCAAGCTCTTTGCCACAGATGAGTGCTTTAAC ATCTGCAACCAGGCTCTTCAGATGCACGGTGGCTACGGTTACCTCAAAGACTACGCAGTGCAGCAGTTTGTCCGGGACATCAGAGTGCATCAGATCCTGGAGG GCACAAATGAGGTGATGAGGATGATCATATCCCGAAATCTACTGACGGAGTCATGA
- the esamb gene encoding endothelial cell-selective adhesion molecule isoform X3: MEVVRGQVVVLQAWYSPSSDISKNSVTWLFVGNETKPVINFSSGEVGHGQNEFTKRVGFSVAMPSANLSIYINNTQESDSGRYVCNVLIPGAPGIIGEMRLNVKVPPSPPVCTMTGNPVVKGNVTLSCKSSHGKPVPQYKWTKAAPMSEVFFSPMQKWRSCPQPLLVLGFMDERHGTLRLSNLTKSMSGKYICRASNTAGSDSCSINLEVITSSNAGMIAAATLGSIVGLVAMALFLIFILRRRRDTEEEIANEIKEDAQAPKRVSWAKSNTGSDIVSKNGTLSSIATSPRPRDPHQPNFHYPYSPTSASDSSVINAYQLRPGEANTLQGLPGYNIGGTPSRKHKRPPSANGGPPQVLRSPAVAIPNRTAGAQPQVPPPLTVSPQISSSTLTRMGAVAVMVPAQSQAGSLV, encoded by the exons atggaggtggTCAGGGGCCAAGTGGTGGTGTTGCAGGCCTGGTACAGCCCCAGCTCAGACATTTCCAAAAACTCCGTCACTTGGCTTTTCGTGGGAAATGAAACCAAGCCG GTGATAAACTTCAGCTCAGGTGAGGTCGGGCACGGCCAGAACGAGTTCACCAAAAGAGTGGGCTTCAGTGTGGCCATGCCCTCAGCCAACCTCTCCATCTACATCAACAACACCCAGGAGTCTGACTCTGGACGCTACGTCTGCAACGTCCTCATCCCTGGAGCTCCTGGCATTATCGGAGAGATGCGACTAAATGTCAAAG tccCTCCGTCTCCACCAGTCTGCACCATGACAGGGAATCCAGTGGTGAAGGGCAACGTGACTCTGAGCTGTAAGTCCAGTCATGGAAAGCCCGTCCCCCAGTACAAATGGACCAAGGCTGCACCCATGTCCGAGGTCTTCTTCTCCCCAATGCAGA AATGGAGATCTTGCCCGCAGCCCTTGCTTGTCCTTGGGTTCATGG ATGAGAGACACGGCACCCTCAGGCTGAGCAACCTCACTAAAAGCATGTCAGGGAAGTACATCTGCCGAGCCAGCAACACTGCCGGCTCTGACAGCTGCTCCATTAACCTGGAGGTTATCACCT CTTCCAATGCAGGCATGATTGCAGCAGCTACACTGGGGTCGATAGTGGGGCTGGTGGCCATGGCGCTCTTCCTCATATTCATACTGAGGAGGAGACGGGACACTGAGGAGGAGATAGCCAACGAGATCAA GGAGGATGCTCAGGCACCAAAGCGAGTGTCCTGGGCAAAGAGCAACACCGGCTCAGACATCGTATCCAAGAACGGCACGCTGTCCTCCATAGCCACCAGTCCCCGACCCCGAGACCCCCACCAGCCCAACTTCCACTACCCATACTCCCCCACATCGGCGTCAGACAGCTCGGTCATCAACGCCTACCAGCTGCGACCCGGCGAAGCCAACACGCTACAGGGGCTTCCCGGGTACAACATCGGAGGCACCCCGTCGCGCAAACACAAGCGACCGCCCAGCGCAAACGGGGGCCCTCCACAGGTTCTACGGAGCCCCGCGGTCGCCATCCCCAACAGGACTGCGGGGGCACAGCCTCAGGTGCCGCCCCCACTCACTGTATCCCCCCAAATCAGCTCCTCCACTCTGACACGCATGGGAGCTGTCGCCGTCATGGTGCCTGCTCAAAGCCAAGCCGGCTCGCTGGTGTAG
- the esamb gene encoding endothelial cell-selective adhesion molecule isoform X2, translating into MEIKTRLPTVLMLIWILQGDTQKVEIPRGEMEVVRGQVVVLQAWYSPSSDISKNSVTWLFVGNETKPVINFSSGEVGHGQNEFTKRVGFSVAMPSANLSIYINNTQESDSGRYVCNVLIPGAPGIIGEMRLNVKVPPSPPVCTMTGNPVVKGNVTLSCKSSHGKPVPQYKWTKAAPMSEVFFSPMQNERHGTLRLSNLTKSMSGKYICRASNTAGSDSCSINLEVITSSNAGMIAAATLGSIVGLVAMALFLIFILRRRRDTEEEIANEIKEDAQAPKRVSWAKSNTGSDIVSKNGTLSSIATSPRPRDPHQPNFHYPYSPTSASDSSVINAYQLRPGEANTLQGLPGYNIGGTPSRKHKRPPSANGGPPQVLRSPAVAIPNRTAGAQPQVPPPLTVSPQISSSTLTRMGAVAVMVPAQSQAGSLV; encoded by the exons GTGACACCCAGAAGGTGGAGATCCccagaggagagatggaggtggTCAGGGGCCAAGTGGTGGTGTTGCAGGCCTGGTACAGCCCCAGCTCAGACATTTCCAAAAACTCCGTCACTTGGCTTTTCGTGGGAAATGAAACCAAGCCG GTGATAAACTTCAGCTCAGGTGAGGTCGGGCACGGCCAGAACGAGTTCACCAAAAGAGTGGGCTTCAGTGTGGCCATGCCCTCAGCCAACCTCTCCATCTACATCAACAACACCCAGGAGTCTGACTCTGGACGCTACGTCTGCAACGTCCTCATCCCTGGAGCTCCTGGCATTATCGGAGAGATGCGACTAAATGTCAAAG tccCTCCGTCTCCACCAGTCTGCACCATGACAGGGAATCCAGTGGTGAAGGGCAACGTGACTCTGAGCTGTAAGTCCAGTCATGGAAAGCCCGTCCCCCAGTACAAATGGACCAAGGCTGCACCCATGTCCGAGGTCTTCTTCTCCCCAATGCAGA ATGAGAGACACGGCACCCTCAGGCTGAGCAACCTCACTAAAAGCATGTCAGGGAAGTACATCTGCCGAGCCAGCAACACTGCCGGCTCTGACAGCTGCTCCATTAACCTGGAGGTTATCACCT CTTCCAATGCAGGCATGATTGCAGCAGCTACACTGGGGTCGATAGTGGGGCTGGTGGCCATGGCGCTCTTCCTCATATTCATACTGAGGAGGAGACGGGACACTGAGGAGGAGATAGCCAACGAGATCAA GGAGGATGCTCAGGCACCAAAGCGAGTGTCCTGGGCAAAGAGCAACACCGGCTCAGACATCGTATCCAAGAACGGCACGCTGTCCTCCATAGCCACCAGTCCCCGACCCCGAGACCCCCACCAGCCCAACTTCCACTACCCATACTCCCCCACATCGGCGTCAGACAGCTCGGTCATCAACGCCTACCAGCTGCGACCCGGCGAAGCCAACACGCTACAGGGGCTTCCCGGGTACAACATCGGAGGCACCCCGTCGCGCAAACACAAGCGACCGCCCAGCGCAAACGGGGGCCCTCCACAGGTTCTACGGAGCCCCGCGGTCGCCATCCCCAACAGGACTGCGGGGGCACAGCCTCAGGTGCCGCCCCCACTCACTGTATCCCCCCAAATCAGCTCCTCCACTCTGACACGCATGGGAGCTGTCGCCGTCATGGTGCCTGCTCAAAGCCAAGCCGGCTCGCTGGTGTAG
- the esamb gene encoding endothelial cell-selective adhesion molecule isoform X1: MLIWILQGDTQKVEIPRGEMEVVRGQVVVLQAWYSPSSDISKNSVTWLFVGNETKPVINFSSGEVGHGQNEFTKRVGFSVAMPSANLSIYINNTQESDSGRYVCNVLIPGAPGIIGEMRLNVKVPPSPPVCTMTGNPVVKGNVTLSCKSSHGKPVPQYKWTKAAPMSEVFFSPMQKWRSCPQPLLVLGFMDERHGTLRLSNLTKSMSGKYICRASNTAGSDSCSINLEVITSSNAGMIAAATLGSIVGLVAMALFLIFILRRRRDTEEEIANEIKEDAQAPKRVSWAKSNTGSDIVSKNGTLSSIATSPRPRDPHQPNFHYPYSPTSASDSSVINAYQLRPGEANTLQGLPGYNIGGTPSRKHKRPPSANGGPPQVLRSPAVAIPNRTAGAQPQVPPPLTVSPQISSSTLTRMGAVAVMVPAQSQAGSLV, encoded by the exons GTGACACCCAGAAGGTGGAGATCCccagaggagagatggaggtggTCAGGGGCCAAGTGGTGGTGTTGCAGGCCTGGTACAGCCCCAGCTCAGACATTTCCAAAAACTCCGTCACTTGGCTTTTCGTGGGAAATGAAACCAAGCCG GTGATAAACTTCAGCTCAGGTGAGGTCGGGCACGGCCAGAACGAGTTCACCAAAAGAGTGGGCTTCAGTGTGGCCATGCCCTCAGCCAACCTCTCCATCTACATCAACAACACCCAGGAGTCTGACTCTGGACGCTACGTCTGCAACGTCCTCATCCCTGGAGCTCCTGGCATTATCGGAGAGATGCGACTAAATGTCAAAG tccCTCCGTCTCCACCAGTCTGCACCATGACAGGGAATCCAGTGGTGAAGGGCAACGTGACTCTGAGCTGTAAGTCCAGTCATGGAAAGCCCGTCCCCCAGTACAAATGGACCAAGGCTGCACCCATGTCCGAGGTCTTCTTCTCCCCAATGCAGA AATGGAGATCTTGCCCGCAGCCCTTGCTTGTCCTTGGGTTCATGG ATGAGAGACACGGCACCCTCAGGCTGAGCAACCTCACTAAAAGCATGTCAGGGAAGTACATCTGCCGAGCCAGCAACACTGCCGGCTCTGACAGCTGCTCCATTAACCTGGAGGTTATCACCT CTTCCAATGCAGGCATGATTGCAGCAGCTACACTGGGGTCGATAGTGGGGCTGGTGGCCATGGCGCTCTTCCTCATATTCATACTGAGGAGGAGACGGGACACTGAGGAGGAGATAGCCAACGAGATCAA GGAGGATGCTCAGGCACCAAAGCGAGTGTCCTGGGCAAAGAGCAACACCGGCTCAGACATCGTATCCAAGAACGGCACGCTGTCCTCCATAGCCACCAGTCCCCGACCCCGAGACCCCCACCAGCCCAACTTCCACTACCCATACTCCCCCACATCGGCGTCAGACAGCTCGGTCATCAACGCCTACCAGCTGCGACCCGGCGAAGCCAACACGCTACAGGGGCTTCCCGGGTACAACATCGGAGGCACCCCGTCGCGCAAACACAAGCGACCGCCCAGCGCAAACGGGGGCCCTCCACAGGTTCTACGGAGCCCCGCGGTCGCCATCCCCAACAGGACTGCGGGGGCACAGCCTCAGGTGCCGCCCCCACTCACTGTATCCCCCCAAATCAGCTCCTCCACTCTGACACGCATGGGAGCTGTCGCCGTCATGGTGCCTGCTCAAAGCCAAGCCGGCTCGCTGGTGTAG